Within the Maribacter sp. BPC-D8 genome, the region TCTTCCCCTTCTTCGCCTATAAAGCCTAATACGTATGGTCCGATAATAACACCTGCCATTAGGTAACCGATAACAGAACTGAGTCCTAATTTTTTGGCAATAGAAACACAAATTATTGCGCCTAATAGAAAAACAATTGCATCAAATAATAAGCTGCCGGTCATATTGGTTGGTTTATTTGTAATGCTATTATATAGACATCACTTAGGTATTTAAAATAGTCATTTTAAGTTTGTAGTCCGTCTATAAATGAACTGTATTGTGCTCCATAAACCTCTAGTTCTTCATCTGTTAATTTGTATGTACCCATCACAGTAAAAGGTTTGTGATAGTTCATTAAACATAAATTAGCAGTTTGTTCAAAAGGTCTTAAAAACTCTGTTATGGTGTAGCTATTGATTCCTTGGATACAATATAATTCTTTACTTCCACCAGTGGTGATAGCGTTTAAGCAGATTTTAGAAGATAAAGCCTTTCCATTTGGCCCGTAAGCCCAATTAAATTCCAGCACCATATCGATCCATTGTTTTAATAGTGGCGGACAGCTGTACCAATACATAGGATGATGCCATATAATAACATCATGCTCTTCTAATAATTTCTTTTCGAAAGGTACATCTATATGAAAATCTGGATACTCTTCATACAAGTCATGAAAAGTAACGCCCTCTTTATTTTTAATATGATTTACTAAAACCATATTCGCTCTTGATTTTTCGTACTTAGGGTGAGCAAATAAAATTAGAACTTTCTTCATGTTCCGTTAAATTAAGGAAAATAAGTAGTTATTGGCATTGGTAGTTAATTAGTAACTAAATCAAAAGAAATTTTTATTCCTTCTATAATCATACCTGTACCAATAATGGCTATGATTAAACCCATAATTTTACCGATCACTGAAATAACATTGTAGCCTACAAGCCTAACAATTAAGTTACTTAATCTAAAAGTAAAATAGGTTAGTAAACTCATGAAAGCGAAAATCGCAATTACTATAGTTATTTGAACCGGTTGCGCACTTGATACAAAGTTCATAGCCGTAACAATCGTACCAGGACCAGCTAGAATAGGAATAGCCAATGGCGAAACCGCAATGTTTTCATCAATATTTACATGTTTAATATTCTTGACACTAGACTGTTTTGATTGTAGCATGTCAAAACCAATATAAAATATTAAGATACCACCTGTAATTTTAAATGCAGGAATACTAATATTGAACAACTCAAAAATATATTTTCCGAGTAGTACAAATACCAATACAATTATAAAAGCAATAATATTGGCTCTTTTATTGATATCAGCTTTGGTTTTTTCATCTGCCCCTTGGGTTAAAGACAGAAAAACGGTCATGTTAGATATTGGGTTTGTAATGGCAAAAAAGCCAGTAAAAACAGCAATAGAAAACGTAATTAAATCATTCATTATTTTAAGCAAAATTTAATCATGCAAGAACTTGATTTCTTACTGAAATTCCAAGAATATTTTGAATCTTTTGGGAAATATTAGAATATAAAAAAAGCTGAGACTAATTTTAAAATTAGTCTCAGCTTTTTAAACAAACAATTATATTAAAGTGCTCTATTGAAAATCTGAAGCTTTAAACATAGAATTTCTTGGCATTTATAAGTAGTACCACCTATTTGCTTTGGTATTCGTTATAATACTCATCTAGAATATCATTAATCAGAATACTTATTTTCTCAAAATCTTCTGCGTAAGAGTTTGCTAGAGAGAATCTAATAGTCCAATCGGGACCGTCAAAACCACCACCTGGCATAGCTACAATAGACTCTTCTTCAGCCAAACGAATTACTGGATCTAAAGCGTTATAATTCTCGCCAACCCATTTACTAAACGCTTCATTGTATTTATCTCTAGCTAAATTTAAGAAATCTACCAAAGTGTAATAATATGCTGCATTCTTATTATCTTCAGATATTAATGGTTTACCAGGTAGGTCTTTATAGAGCTTATCATATCTATTTCTAACCAATTTTTTTACATCTTTTTTATACTTGTTTTCAGTATCAATTAAAGTTGCTAAAGAGAATAAAGACATTTGAATTTGTTGTGGTGTAGATAAACCAGCAGTGTGATTTAAAGCTACACTGCGACTATCAGCAACAAAACGATCTATCATTTTTATACCATCTGGATTTAATGAAATAGTTTCATATCTTTCTCTTAATTCTGCTTTATCTTCCTCAGGAAGTTTGGCTAACATTTTATCAAAATTATTATTTTCATTTAATGCTATTACTCCAAGTCTCCAACCTGTAGCTCCAAAATATTTTGAATAAGAATACACTAGAATGGTACTCTCTGGAGCTTTAATTGCTAGTGATGTAAAGTTCTCTGTAAACGATCCATAAACGTCATCAGTCAATAAAATCAAGTCTTCTCTATCTTTTGCTATTTTGGCAATTTTATCTAACGTAGGCTCACTTAGTTTTACTGATGGCGGATTACTTGGATTCACTAAAAAGAATGCTTTTACTTTGGTATCCTTTAGTTTATCGATTTCAGAATCTGGAATTTGCCAGTTATCGTTTTCGTCTGCATTAATCAAGACCATTTTTAAATCGTAATCTTTTAACGCTGGCATTTCAAAATAAGGCGTAAAAATAGGCGTCCCAATAGCAATGGTATTTCCTGCTTTTAAAAACTTGTTTGCTTTTAAAGAATTGAATATGTAAACCATAGCAGCTGTACCACCTTCTGTAGCAAATACATCATATTTTGATTCTGGAGGCGTTGCTCCTGCGCTCATTTCTTTCATTAAATAAGCATGAGCAATAGTTTCAGAATGCTTTAACATGCGTCCTGGTTCTGGATAATTATTTCCAATAATACCATTAACCCATTCAAACATTAAATCGTCTGAATCTATACCATAATTAGCCACAGCAAATTGAAATAAGTCATTTAAATAACGTAATCCAATAACATTTTTATTTAAAGCTAAATATGCTTGAAATCTTTTTGTAATACCATCTTTATCTGTGATTCCACCAAAACCATCTAGTTCCTGAAATTGTCTTTTGCTTTCTTCTAAACCAAATAAACCAAGTTGAAAAAAGGCATCTCTAGGCTTTGTTGCAATCCAGTTTGGATTACCTCTACCCGCATTAATCATGGAATGCTGATGATTTGATTTTGCTAGTTTTATTAGTGTATCTTTTACTTCAAACGGACTTAACGTATTAAGTTCTACTTCTTCTTGTTTTTTCATTATAATGTGTTTTATAATTTAAGGCATCAATGCAATAATTATTGGTCCCCAAAGTGTTAAAAATATATTTGCAACCGCGTATGTCATTGTAAATGTTGGCGTTGGTGTTGCGTTTTGTGTTTTATCTAATAGAGATGAGAATGCTGGATTGGCACTTTTACTACCTGTAAGAACTCCTAGAGCTTCTACAGGATTTTTTATTTTTAAAATATAGAAGTTGATAACAAACTGAACAATCATAGGAATCATTGTTACTAAAATCCCTAAAAGGAATAAGGTGATCCCACTTTTTAAAATGGCTTGAAAAGCAGGTGCTCCAGCGTTTAAACCAACGAT harbors:
- a CDS encoding NAD(P)H-dependent oxidoreductase — encoded protein: MKKVLILFAHPKYEKSRANMVLVNHIKNKEGVTFHDLYEEYPDFHIDVPFEKKLLEEHDVIIWHHPMYWYSCPPLLKQWIDMVLEFNWAYGPNGKALSSKICLNAITTGGSKELYCIQGINSYTITEFLRPFEQTANLCLMNYHKPFTVMGTYKLTDEELEVYGAQYSSFIDGLQT
- a CDS encoding MarC family protein, whose product is MNDLITFSIAVFTGFFAITNPISNMTVFLSLTQGADEKTKADINKRANIIAFIIVLVFVLLGKYIFELFNISIPAFKITGGILIFYIGFDMLQSKQSSVKNIKHVNIDENIAVSPLAIPILAGPGTIVTAMNFVSSAQPVQITIVIAIFAFMSLLTYFTFRLSNLIVRLVGYNVISVIGKIMGLIIAIIGTGMIIEGIKISFDLVTN
- a CDS encoding bifunctional aspartate transaminase/aspartate 4-decarboxylase, whose protein sequence is MKKQEEVELNTLSPFEVKDTLIKLAKSNHQHSMINAGRGNPNWIATKPRDAFFQLGLFGLEESKRQFQELDGFGGITDKDGITKRFQAYLALNKNVIGLRYLNDLFQFAVANYGIDSDDLMFEWVNGIIGNNYPEPGRMLKHSETIAHAYLMKEMSAGATPPESKYDVFATEGGTAAMVYIFNSLKANKFLKAGNTIAIGTPIFTPYFEMPALKDYDLKMVLINADENDNWQIPDSEIDKLKDTKVKAFFLVNPSNPPSVKLSEPTLDKIAKIAKDREDLILLTDDVYGSFTENFTSLAIKAPESTILVYSYSKYFGATGWRLGVIALNENNNFDKMLAKLPEEDKAELRERYETISLNPDGIKMIDRFVADSRSVALNHTAGLSTPQQIQMSLFSLATLIDTENKYKKDVKKLVRNRYDKLYKDLPGKPLISEDNKNAAYYYTLVDFLNLARDKYNEAFSKWVGENYNALDPVIRLAEEESIVAMPGGGFDGPDWTIRFSLANSYAEDFEKISILINDILDEYYNEYQSK